A window from Telopea speciosissima isolate NSW1024214 ecotype Mountain lineage chromosome 8, Tspe_v1, whole genome shotgun sequence encodes these proteins:
- the LOC122670420 gene encoding alcohol dehydrogenase 1: MSSTAGKVIHCRAAVAWEAGKPLVIEKVEVAPPQAMEVRLKILYTSLCHTDVYFWEAKGQNPLFPRIYGHEAGGIVESVGEGVTDLQPGDHVLPVFTGECKECDHCKSEESNMCRLLRINTDRGVMINDGKSRFSINGKPIYHFVGTSTFSEYTVCHVGSVAKINPLAPLDKVCVLSCGISTGLGATLNVAKPTKGSTVAVFGLGAVGLAAAEGARIAGASRIIGVDLNSTRFNEAKKFGVTEFVNPKDYDKPVQEVLAEITNGGVDRSIECTGNIDAMISAFECVHDGWGVAVLVGVPHKEAVFKTHPMNVLNERTLKGTFFGNYKPRSDLPSVVEKYMNEELELEKFITHSVPFSEINKAFELMLKGEGLRCIISMDD, encoded by the exons cTGCGGTGGCATGGGAAGCAGGGAAGCCACTAGTGATCGAAAAAGTGGAGGTGGCGCCACCACAGGCAATGGAGGTTCGTTTGAAGATCCTCTACACCTCACTCTGCCATACTGATGTCTACTTCTGGGAGGCCAAG GGACAAAATCCCCTGTTTCCCCGCATTTATGGGCACGAGGCAGGAGG GATTGTGGAGAGTGTGGGAGAGGGAGTAACAGATCTCCAACCAGGAGACCATGTCCTACCAGTGTTCACAGGGGAATGCAAGGAGTGTGACCACTGCAAGTCAGAGGAGAGCAACATGTGCAGGCTCCTCAGGATCAACACAGACAGGGGTGTGATGATCAATGATGGAAAGTCAAGGTTCTCCATCAATGGGAAGCCCATCTACCACTTCGTCGGTACTTCAACCTTCAGCGAATACACCGTCTGCCATGTTGGGTCTGTTGCGAAGATCAACCCTTTGGCTCCTCTTGATAAAGTTTGTGTTCTAAGCTGTGGAATCTCCACTG GTCTTGGTGCCACCCTTAATGTTGCAAAACCTACAAAGGGTTCAACAGTGGCAGTCTTTGGTTTAGGAGCAGTAGGCCTTGCT GCTGCAGAAGGTGCCAGGATTGCCGGAGCTTCAAGGATTATTGGTGTTGATTTGAACTCTACCAGATTCAATGAAG CAAAGAAGTTTGGTGTTACTGAGTTTGTGAACCCAAAAGACTATGACAAACCAGTTCAGGAG GTGCTTGCTGAGATTACTAATGGGGGAGTTGACCGGAGCATTGAGTGTACTGGAAATATTGATGCCATGATCTCTGCATTTGAATGCGTTCATGAC GGTTGGGGTGTTGCTGTTCTTGTTGGGGTTCCACACAAAGAGGCTGTCTTCAAGACACACCCCATGAATGTATTGAACGAAAGGACTCTCAAAGGAACCTTCTTTGGGAACTACAAGCCTCGTTCAGATCTTCCGTCTGTTGTAGAGAAATATATGAATGAG GAACTTGAGCTGGAGAAGTTCATAACTCATTCAGTCCCATTCTCAGAGATCAACAAGGCTTTCGAGTTGATGCTTAAAGGAGAAGGCCTCCGATGCATCATCAGTATGGATGATTAG